Proteins found in one Candidatus Eisenbacteria bacterium genomic segment:
- the rpsU gene encoding 30S ribosomal protein S21: MPGIRVKEGESFESALRRFKKKCEKAGVLADLRRHQHFEKPSERRKRKLNAAKRKMMARMKAE; encoded by the coding sequence ATGCCCGGCATCAGGGTAAAGGAAGGTGAATCCTTCGAGAGTGCCCTTCGCCGGTTCAAGAAGAAGTGCGAGAAGGCAGGAGTTCTCGCCGATTTGCGACGTCACCAGCACTTCGAGAAACCGAGCGAGCGGAGGAAGCGCAAGCTGAACGCCGCCAAGAGAAAGATGATGGCCCGGATGAAAGCGGAGTAG
- a CDS encoding ABC transporter ATP-binding protein, producing the protein MSGPWESSVHDEETVGAVYDHGLAKRLVRYLRPYRKEIFISVALLLAISLLEVAGPYITKVAIDTYVRPLHGAGPVPEVAIRGLIVLSLLYVGVLVVAFALRYWQTYTMSMVGQRAMQDLRLEIFRHVETLTPSYFDTRPVGRILTRVTQDVSVLSELFAQGVVAVIGDVFLLAGIIGAMLLMNWRLALITFATIPLLVIATAVFRAKVRVSYRRVRTRLARINAYLQEHLQGVEVVKLFNVEAKEFRGFDRANKDHLTAHLQNLFYYAVFFPTVEFIGAIALALIVWFGGLGILEGAVTFGVVVAFLQYSERFYQPVRDLSEKYNVFQSAMVASERIFDLLDTKPAVPEPARPVPVERLRGGVEFDRVWFAYRDDDFVLRDISFRIAPGEKVALVGATGAGKSSIANLLTRFYEFQRGSIRLDGRDIREIGGRALRRQIGLVLQDVFLFAGSVRENLRFGARERDRGEAERALQEIGGGRMLGRLPRGLEEEVGERGVYFSMGERQLLAFARALHYDPSLLILDEATSSVDVETERVIQSALRRLLEGRTSLVIAHRLSTILDADRILVMHRGELREQGTHAELLARGGIYARLYELQYSRQPEGAPEAPRKAARLDGGTPALDEAPIAGGGRTSDGAGEGASA; encoded by the coding sequence ATGAGCGGTCCCTGGGAATCTTCCGTTCACGACGAAGAAACCGTAGGCGCTGTCTATGACCATGGGCTCGCGAAGCGCCTGGTCCGCTATCTTCGTCCCTACCGCAAGGAGATCTTCATCTCGGTCGCGCTCCTCTTGGCGATCTCCCTGCTGGAGGTGGCGGGGCCCTACATCACCAAGGTCGCCATCGATACCTACGTACGCCCGCTCCACGGCGCAGGCCCCGTGCCGGAGGTTGCGATCCGCGGGCTCATCGTGCTCTCGCTCCTCTACGTCGGCGTTCTGGTCGTGGCCTTTGCGCTGCGGTACTGGCAGACCTACACCATGTCGATGGTCGGCCAGCGGGCCATGCAGGATTTGAGGCTCGAGATCTTCCGCCACGTGGAGACCCTGACCCCGAGCTACTTCGACACCCGTCCGGTCGGGCGCATCCTCACCCGGGTGACGCAGGACGTCTCGGTGTTGAGCGAACTTTTCGCCCAGGGCGTGGTCGCGGTGATCGGGGACGTCTTCCTCCTCGCGGGGATCATCGGCGCGATGCTCCTCATGAACTGGAGGCTCGCGCTCATCACCTTCGCGACGATCCCGCTGCTCGTCATCGCCACGGCGGTGTTCCGGGCCAAGGTGCGCGTGAGCTATCGGCGCGTGCGCACGCGGCTCGCGCGCATCAACGCGTATCTCCAAGAACACCTGCAAGGGGTGGAGGTGGTGAAGCTCTTCAACGTGGAGGCGAAGGAGTTCCGGGGATTCGACCGGGCCAACAAGGATCACCTGACGGCGCATCTGCAGAACCTCTTCTACTACGCGGTCTTCTTCCCGACCGTGGAGTTCATCGGCGCGATCGCGCTCGCGCTGATCGTCTGGTTCGGCGGGCTGGGGATCCTCGAGGGTGCGGTAACGTTTGGAGTGGTCGTGGCTTTCTTACAGTACTCGGAGCGTTTCTACCAGCCGGTCCGCGACCTGAGCGAGAAGTACAACGTCTTCCAGTCGGCGATGGTCGCGTCCGAGCGGATCTTCGATCTGCTGGACACGAAGCCGGCCGTCCCCGAGCCCGCCCGCCCGGTCCCGGTCGAGCGCTTGCGCGGCGGAGTGGAGTTCGATCGCGTCTGGTTCGCGTACAGGGACGACGACTTCGTGCTGCGGGACATCTCCTTCCGGATCGCCCCCGGGGAGAAGGTGGCGCTGGTCGGCGCGACCGGAGCCGGGAAAAGCTCGATCGCGAATTTGTTGACGCGGTTCTACGAATTCCAGCGGGGATCGATACGCCTGGACGGACGCGATATCCGCGAAATCGGGGGACGCGCGTTGCGGCGGCAGATCGGGCTCGTCCTGCAGGACGTGTTCCTGTTCGCGGGCTCGGTGCGGGAGAACTTGCGGTTCGGGGCGCGGGAACGCGATCGCGGCGAGGCGGAGCGCGCCCTGCAGGAGATCGGCGGCGGCCGGATGCTGGGGCGGCTGCCGCGCGGGCTCGAGGAAGAGGTCGGCGAGCGGGGCGTCTATTTCTCGATGGGGGAGCGCCAGCTCTTGGCCTTCGCCCGGGCGCTCCACTATGACCCCAGCCTCCTGATCCTGGACGAGGCGACCTCCAGCGTGGACGTGGAAACCGAGCGGGTGATTCAGTCGGCCTTGCGCCGCTTGTTGGAAGGGCGAACATCGTTGGTGATCGCGCACCGGCTGAGCACGATCTTGGACGCGGACCGCATTCTGGTGATGCATAGAGGCGAGCTGCGCGAGCAGGGAACGCACGCGGAGCTTCTCGCGCGCGGTGGAATCTACGCGCGATTGTACGAGCTTCAGTACAGCAGGCAACCCGAAGGAGCCCCGGAGGCTCCGCGAAAAGCGGCGCGGCTCGACGGCGGGACTCCCGCCCTCGACGAGGCGCCCATCGCCGGAGGGGGCAGGACCTCGGACGGCGCGGGGGAAGGCGCGTCGGCATGA
- a CDS encoding 16S rRNA (uracil(1498)-N(3))-methyltransferase: MVERRRPDTLFWVDPASVGSDRLKLSPEESHHLLHVHRAKAGTPFQAIDGEGSYFECVLESTERRAAIGRIVGRREGVGELARTIVALVGLPASGDVEQVVAHGVPLGVSAFDFVVCERSGRGALKAQRLSRLGRIARAGLKQSLRTRLPEIRSSGSLGEALRHLPSGLRFAADPEGGEPAMALVRSSEDPVTLAVGPPGGFASEERRLLQAEHFSVISLGPSRLTTETAALALISLARNSLR; the protein is encoded by the coding sequence TTGGTCGAGCGCCGGCGCCCGGACACCCTGTTCTGGGTGGACCCGGCCTCCGTCGGGTCGGATCGCTTGAAGCTGAGCCCCGAGGAATCGCACCACCTCCTCCACGTACATCGCGCCAAAGCCGGGACGCCGTTTCAGGCGATCGACGGGGAAGGCTCCTACTTCGAGTGTGTGCTCGAGTCGACCGAGCGTCGCGCCGCCATTGGCAGGATCGTGGGACGCCGTGAGGGAGTGGGCGAGCTCGCGCGCACCATCGTGGCCTTGGTGGGCCTGCCGGCCTCGGGCGATGTCGAGCAGGTCGTGGCGCACGGCGTTCCGCTCGGGGTGAGCGCCTTCGACTTCGTCGTCTGCGAGCGGAGCGGGCGGGGGGCCCTCAAAGCGCAGCGCCTCTCGCGGCTCGGCCGGATCGCCCGGGCCGGGCTCAAGCAATCCCTCCGGACCCGGCTTCCCGAGATCCGCTCGTCCGGCTCCCTCGGCGAGGCCCTGAGGCATCTGCCATCGGGGCTCCGCTTCGCCGCCGATCCCGAAGGGGGGGAACCGGCCATGGCCCTCGTGAGAAGCTCGGAAGATCCTGTCACGCTGGCGGTTGGGCCTCCGGGGGGATTTGCCAGCGAGGAGCGCCGATTGCTCCAGGCCGAGCATTTTTCAGTTATCTCATTAGGTCCTAGCAGGTTAACCACCGAGACCGCGGCGTTGGCCCTCATTAGCTTGGCGCGGAACTCACTGCGATGA
- a CDS encoding ribonuclease HI family protein produces MRYIVHTDGAARGNPGPAAIGVVIEDDRGRTVYEASRALGMKTNNEAEYLALIAALEYLKDARASEAEFLLDSELVVRQLSGEYKVKEPRLQSLHGQVVMLLNAVPKHTIRHVRREQNARADELANEALDAVG; encoded by the coding sequence ATGCGATACATCGTGCACACGGACGGAGCGGCCAGGGGAAACCCCGGTCCGGCGGCGATCGGGGTCGTCATCGAGGATGATCGGGGGCGCACGGTCTACGAAGCGAGCCGTGCGCTCGGCATGAAGACCAACAACGAGGCGGAATACCTGGCCCTGATCGCGGCCCTCGAATACCTGAAAGACGCGCGCGCCAGCGAAGCGGAATTCCTCCTCGACAGCGAGTTGGTCGTTCGGCAGCTGAGCGGGGAATACAAGGTGAAGGAGCCGAGGCTCCAGTCTCTTCACGGGCAGGTCGTCATGCTCCTGAATGCGGTGCCGAAGCATACCATCCGCCACGTCCGGCGCGAGCAGAACGCCCGCGCGGACGAGCTCGCGAACGAGGCCTTGGACGCGGTAGGATAA
- the aroC gene encoding chorismate synthase, with amino-acid sequence MALEPRAHGAAAPSVAGADVSGRGQNDPGGLQAAGEEEVSSTFGKLLTITTFGESHGPAVGVILDGCPPGISVSAELVQRDLDRRRPGQSAITTQRQEPDRVEILSGVFEGVTTGATIALVVRSVDARPQDYASLKDVFRPGHADYTYWQKYGVRDYRGSGRSSGRETVGRVAAGAVARAVLEGAGARVQAYTVQVGEVVAGARELEFAEQNPVRCPDRTKAPEMERAIATAREAGDSLGGVVEILASGVPAGLGDPVMDKLDASLAWGLMSIGAIKGFEIGEGFAAARKRGSEMNDRMTRDGFATNYAGGILGGISTGEPIVARIAVKPPSSIAIRQKTVDVHGEEREFAIQGRHDPCLCPRVVPVAEAMTCLTLADALLRQRAIESWRPKAGR; translated from the coding sequence ATGGCTCTGGAACCTCGAGCGCATGGCGCGGCGGCACCAAGCGTGGCGGGAGCGGACGTATCGGGTCGCGGACAGAATGATCCAGGCGGACTCCAAGCCGCGGGCGAAGAAGAAGTGAGCAGTACGTTCGGAAAACTTCTCACGATCACGACGTTTGGTGAGAGCCACGGCCCCGCGGTGGGCGTGATCCTGGACGGCTGCCCGCCCGGGATCTCTGTCAGCGCGGAGCTGGTGCAGCGGGACCTGGATCGTAGACGCCCCGGCCAAAGCGCGATCACGACGCAACGCCAAGAGCCGGACCGCGTGGAGATCCTGTCGGGCGTTTTCGAGGGGGTGACGACGGGCGCCACGATCGCGCTCGTGGTCCGGAGCGTGGACGCGCGGCCGCAGGATTATGCGAGCTTGAAGGATGTCTTCCGCCCTGGGCACGCCGACTACACCTATTGGCAGAAGTACGGCGTGCGCGACTACCGCGGGAGCGGGCGGTCCTCGGGCCGGGAGACGGTCGGCCGTGTCGCCGCCGGCGCCGTGGCGCGGGCCGTGCTGGAAGGGGCCGGGGCCCGGGTGCAGGCCTACACCGTGCAGGTCGGCGAGGTGGTGGCGGGCGCGCGCGAGCTGGAGTTCGCGGAGCAGAACCCGGTGCGCTGCCCCGACCGAACGAAAGCCCCGGAGATGGAGCGCGCCATCGCGACGGCGCGGGAGGCCGGCGATTCACTGGGCGGCGTCGTGGAAATCCTGGCCTCCGGGGTTCCCGCGGGCCTGGGCGACCCGGTGATGGACAAGCTGGACGCTTCCCTCGCGTGGGGGTTGATGTCGATCGGCGCGATAAAGGGCTTCGAGATCGGCGAGGGCTTCGCCGCCGCCAGGAAGCGCGGCTCGGAAATGAACGACCGTATGACCCGCGATGGGTTCGCGACGAATTACGCGGGCGGAATTCTGGGAGGCATCTCGACGGGCGAGCCGATCGTGGCGCGGATCGCGGTCAAGCCTCCCTCCTCCATCGCGATCAGGCAGAAGACCGTGGACGTGCACGGCGAGGAGCGCGAGTTCGCGATCCAGGGCCGCCACGATCCTTGTCTGTGCCCCCGCGTCGTGCCCGTCGCCGAGGCGATGACCTGCCTCACCCTCGCGGACGCGCTGCTGCGCCAGCGCGCGATCGAATCGTGGCGGCCGAAGGCAGGCAGGTGA
- a CDS encoding DNA primase translates to MTMRIGEEVRERIRDATDIVQLIGERVELRRSGRSFKGLCPFHTEKTPSFTVTPDRQIWHCFGCSRGGDVFAFVMETDKVTFPEALRLLADRAGIELPKQERVPGEEIFDRLYQANALARDFFRASLQAGGAARARAYLAGRGFEDPWLTRFEIGWAPEGWDGLLTALSKLLPTGVMEQAGLIVRRGDGSGHYDRFRNRILFPVATGAGKIAGFGARAIVEEDTPKYLNSPETPVFRKGRLLYGLPVARQSIRERREAIVSEGYLDVIRLHASGFTNAVSTCGTALTPDQARLLARLQVDVLLLYDGDDAGVRAADRGLDPLLQAGVNVRVLLLPGGEDPDSFLRKEGAGALKERLESALDVPSFLAGSKLAGEDEGNPSLELRVRRFVGLLDRIDDPIRRRLLLRRGAEVFGLEEAVLMEAVQRRSGGRGKGPKPRREAPLPGYAGSPASAGVASPADGAASAPTDPIERELAGRVLTEEGAFAEVFDQGGAICFRSESLRDLLNPWFGETRLPRQDELRELLSGSPLTRSLLAELPHEPGRTVEESRREARDLIQRLEERRLKASIQVLDQAIREAERSRDEGSLGRLIAERRDLASKLHMRSGHSAIH, encoded by the coding sequence ATGACCATGCGGATCGGCGAGGAGGTGCGCGAGCGGATTCGGGACGCGACCGACATCGTCCAGCTCATCGGCGAGCGGGTCGAGCTGCGCCGCTCCGGGCGCTCGTTCAAGGGTCTCTGTCCGTTCCACACCGAGAAGACCCCGTCCTTCACCGTGACGCCGGACCGCCAGATCTGGCACTGCTTCGGCTGTAGCCGCGGAGGCGACGTATTCGCGTTCGTGATGGAAACCGACAAGGTCACGTTTCCCGAGGCGCTCCGTCTGCTCGCGGACCGCGCCGGGATCGAGCTGCCGAAGCAGGAGCGGGTCCCGGGCGAGGAGATCTTCGACCGTCTCTATCAGGCGAACGCCCTGGCGCGCGACTTCTTCCGCGCGAGCCTCCAGGCGGGGGGCGCGGCGAGGGCGCGGGCGTATCTTGCGGGCCGCGGGTTCGAGGACCCCTGGCTCACGCGGTTCGAGATCGGCTGGGCGCCGGAGGGCTGGGACGGGCTGCTGACGGCGCTCTCGAAGCTCCTCCCCACGGGCGTGATGGAGCAGGCCGGGCTCATCGTGCGCCGAGGGGACGGCAGCGGGCACTACGACCGGTTCCGGAACCGGATCCTTTTTCCGGTCGCAACCGGCGCCGGGAAGATCGCGGGCTTCGGCGCGAGGGCCATCGTCGAGGAGGACACGCCGAAGTATCTCAATTCGCCCGAGACACCGGTCTTTCGCAAAGGAAGGCTTCTCTACGGGCTTCCGGTCGCGCGGCAGAGCATCCGCGAGCGCAGGGAGGCGATCGTTTCGGAGGGATATCTCGACGTGATCCGGCTCCACGCGAGCGGCTTCACGAACGCGGTCTCGACATGCGGGACCGCGCTCACGCCCGACCAGGCGCGGCTCCTGGCGCGGCTTCAGGTCGACGTGCTCCTCCTCTACGACGGCGACGACGCGGGGGTGCGCGCGGCGGACCGGGGCCTGGATCCGCTGCTCCAGGCGGGGGTGAACGTGCGCGTGCTCCTCTTGCCGGGGGGCGAGGACCCCGATTCCTTCCTCCGGAAGGAGGGGGCGGGCGCGCTCAAGGAGCGCCTGGAGTCGGCGCTCGATGTTCCGAGCTTCCTCGCGGGATCGAAGCTGGCGGGGGAGGATGAAGGGAATCCCAGTCTGGAATTGAGGGTACGAAGATTCGTGGGGCTCCTGGACCGCATCGACGATCCAATCCGACGCAGGCTCCTGCTCCGGCGCGGGGCGGAGGTCTTCGGCCTCGAAGAGGCGGTGCTCATGGAAGCGGTCCAGAGGCGGTCCGGGGGCCGGGGGAAGGGCCCGAAGCCCCGTCGCGAGGCTCCCTTACCCGGATACGCGGGGTCCCCAGCGTCAGCCGGCGTCGCCTCCCCGGCCGATGGGGCGGCGTCCGCTCCAACAGACCCGATCGAGCGGGAGCTGGCGGGGCGCGTCCTGACCGAGGAGGGCGCCTTCGCGGAGGTCTTCGACCAGGGTGGAGCGATCTGTTTTCGGAGTGAATCGCTGCGGGACCTCTTGAATCCGTGGTTCGGGGAGACACGCCTCCCGCGTCAGGACGAGCTTAGGGAGCTACTGTCCGGGAGCCCGCTTACGCGCTCCCTCCTGGCCGAGCTGCCGCACGAGCCGGGCAGGACCGTCGAGGAGTCGCGCCGGGAGGCCCGGGACCTGATCCAGCGTCTGGAGGAGCGCCGATTGAAGGCGAGCATCCAGGTGCTCGACCAGGCGATCCGCGAGGCCGAGCGGAGCCGGGACGAGGGGTCGCTGGGAAGGCTTATCGCCGAACGGCGCGATCTTGCATCGAAACTTCATATGCGGAGCGGCCATTCCGCGATCCACTAA
- a CDS encoding ABC transporter ATP-binding protein yields the protein MLGGIAVLATNLFQVWSPWIVRQAVDHLQHGTARATLMRDAGLILLAVALQGLFLFLMRMTLIRSSRQMEYELRNDLYDHMQRLHAGFYRRTRVGDLLSRTTNDLDAVRNFLGPGIMYFANTVVTFCFAVTLMCRIDVRLTLISLIPLPLLSLTVARLGATIHRYYEAIQDRFGRLTAKAQETLAGIRVVKAYVEEEGEYDAFRAIHEDYTEQNRKMIQLWSMMGPMMGLLGGIANAVVLWIGGSAVVSGRISLGDLVAFQIYLMMLLWPMISLGWVSNLFQRGEASMARIRAILEEPIELDLDWGGAERATARSRAPNYIAIELRDVGFKYPGSDRYVLRGLDLAVRPGERLAIVGRTGAGKSTLLALLARLYDPDEGTILVCGRDAREWSHAELRRVFGIVPQESFLFSDTIRANVAFGFDDSGAAPSPDGPVARAGLARDLEQFSRGLDTIIGERGITLSGGQKQRVALARALALERPVLLLDDAFASVDPGTEEEILDALFEHPSRPTLLLATHRRSALLRVDRIVVLDEGNIVDSGTHAELIHRGGLYADLYHREEVVEELETL from the coding sequence TTGCTGGGTGGCATCGCCGTCCTCGCCACCAACCTGTTCCAGGTGTGGTCTCCGTGGATCGTCCGCCAGGCGGTGGACCACCTCCAGCACGGCACGGCCCGCGCCACGTTGATGCGCGACGCGGGGCTGATCCTTCTCGCGGTCGCGCTGCAGGGGCTCTTCCTGTTCCTGATGCGGATGACCCTGATCCGCTCCTCCCGCCAGATGGAGTATGAGCTTCGGAACGACCTCTACGACCACATGCAGCGGCTCCACGCAGGCTTCTACCGCCGGACGCGCGTGGGGGATCTCTTGTCGCGCACGACGAACGATTTGGACGCGGTGAGGAATTTCTTGGGCCCCGGCATCATGTATTTCGCCAACACCGTGGTGACCTTTTGCTTCGCGGTCACGCTCATGTGCCGGATCGACGTGAGGCTCACGCTGATCTCGCTGATTCCCCTTCCCCTTCTCTCGCTCACCGTCGCGCGGCTGGGCGCCACGATCCATCGCTACTATGAGGCGATTCAGGATCGATTCGGGAGACTCACCGCCAAGGCGCAGGAGACGCTGGCCGGGATTCGCGTCGTGAAGGCATACGTCGAAGAGGAAGGGGAGTACGACGCGTTCCGCGCGATCCACGAGGATTACACGGAGCAGAACCGCAAGATGATCCAGCTCTGGTCGATGATGGGGCCCATGATGGGGCTCCTCGGCGGGATCGCCAACGCGGTCGTGCTCTGGATCGGCGGGAGCGCCGTCGTCTCGGGACGGATTTCGCTCGGGGACCTCGTGGCGTTTCAGATCTATTTGATGATGCTGCTGTGGCCGATGATCTCCCTCGGGTGGGTGTCGAACCTGTTCCAGCGCGGGGAGGCTTCGATGGCGCGGATCCGGGCGATCCTCGAGGAGCCGATCGAGCTGGACCTGGATTGGGGGGGTGCCGAGCGCGCGACTGCTCGGTCTCGGGCTCCGAACTACATCGCGATCGAGCTGCGCGATGTCGGGTTCAAATACCCGGGATCCGACCGGTACGTCCTCCGTGGTCTCGATCTCGCCGTCCGGCCGGGGGAGCGCCTGGCGATCGTGGGGCGCACGGGAGCGGGGAAGAGCACCCTGCTCGCTCTGCTCGCGCGGCTCTACGACCCCGATGAGGGCACAATCCTGGTATGCGGGCGGGACGCGCGGGAATGGTCCCACGCGGAGTTGCGCCGAGTGTTCGGCATCGTGCCACAAGAAAGCTTCCTCTTCTCCGACACCATCCGGGCGAACGTCGCGTTCGGATTCGACGACTCCGGCGCGGCCCCGAGCCCCGACGGTCCGGTGGCTCGCGCCGGGCTCGCGCGGGACCTCGAGCAGTTCTCGCGCGGGCTCGATACGATCATCGGCGAGCGCGGGATCACCCTCTCCGGTGGGCAAAAGCAGCGTGTCGCGCTGGCCCGGGCCCTGGCGCTCGAGCGCCCGGTGCTCCTCCTCGACGACGCCTTCGCGAGCGTCGATCCCGGAACGGAAGAGGAAATCCTGGATGCGCTCTTCGAGCACCCCTCCCGGCCGACCCTACTCCTCGCGACCCACCGGCGTTCCGCGCTCCTCCGCGTCGATCGCATCGTGGTGCTCGATGAGGGGAACATCGTGGACAGCGGAACCCACGCGGAGCTGATCCATCGCGGCGGGCTCTACGCCGATCTCTACCATAGGGAAGAGGTCGTCGAGGAGCTGGAGACCCTATGA
- a CDS encoding nitronate monooxygenase, whose amino-acid sequence MDTVRTRVTDILHIRYPILQAGMIWAAGYKLAVACAEADILGTIGSAGMKQDLLRSQIQKARALTKKQIAVNIPLLRSDAGELLEIALGEGIDVIISSAGNPALLAARIQAADVTWIHVVPSVKHGKKAQDAGAHIVVGEGFEAGGHNGVDEITTLALIPQLVDALSVPVAAAGGIADGRGFLAAMALGAEGISVGTRFACTLESSSHPMYKEAVAAANDAATVLFAKRIAPVRAIKNPWVERVREAEAAGATREELEQVYGRSHSRRGILEGDVGEGEMEAGQSSGLIRDIPPAAEVVRRFVEEFERNLERIRRFQT is encoded by the coding sequence ATCGATACCGTCCGTACCCGCGTCACCGACATCCTCCACATCCGCTACCCGATCCTCCAAGCAGGCATGATTTGGGCGGCCGGCTACAAGCTCGCCGTCGCGTGCGCCGAGGCCGACATCCTGGGCACGATCGGCTCCGCCGGGATGAAGCAGGATCTGCTGCGGTCGCAGATTCAGAAAGCCCGGGCGCTCACGAAGAAGCAGATCGCGGTGAATATCCCGTTGCTGCGGAGCGATGCGGGCGAGTTACTGGAAATCGCGCTCGGCGAGGGGATCGACGTGATCATCTCGAGCGCCGGGAACCCCGCGCTGCTGGCGGCGCGCATCCAAGCCGCGGACGTCACATGGATTCACGTGGTCCCCAGCGTGAAGCACGGGAAGAAGGCTCAGGATGCAGGCGCCCACATCGTCGTGGGCGAAGGCTTCGAAGCCGGCGGCCACAACGGCGTGGACGAGATCACGACGCTCGCGTTGATCCCCCAGCTCGTCGACGCGCTGTCGGTTCCCGTGGCGGCGGCGGGCGGGATCGCGGATGGACGAGGCTTTTTGGCCGCGATGGCCCTCGGCGCCGAAGGCATTTCCGTGGGCACACGCTTTGCGTGCACACTAGAGTCGTCTTCACACCCGATGTACAAGGAAGCAGTTGCCGCCGCCAACGACGCGGCAACCGTGCTATTTGCAAAACGCATCGCGCCAGTTCGCGCGATCAAGAATCCGTGGGTGGAGCGGGTCCGCGAGGCGGAGGCTGCCGGCGCCACGCGGGAGGAACTGGAGCAGGTATACGGCCGTTCGCACTCCCGGCGGGGAATCCTCGAAGGGGACGTGGGAGAGGGCGAGATGGAGGCGGGGCAGTCGAGTGGATTGATCCGCGACATCCCCCCCGCCGCGGAAGTCGTGCGGCGGTTCGTCGAGGAGTTCGAGCGGAACCTTGAACGTATCCGGAGATTCCAGACATGA
- a CDS encoding inositol monophosphatase, whose product MTSRFERELSVAERVAREAGALLKEHFGKLQEIEYKGRIDLVTEMDRRSEDLIVSRLRSAFPGDDIWAEEGGGGRSGAERVWIVDPIDGTTNYAHEYPVFAVSIALQIVGRLVVGVVHNPLLDDMYAARHGGGATLNGRQRRVTEVDTLERALLATGFAYDVSTEDDPEKNNLGPFSRFIRRAQAVRRAGSASLAIAKVGVGRTDGFWEGGLHAWDMAAAMVVVEEGGGRVSDYSGASPALEGRQLVATNGRLHAVMLEVLEPQPRTKPSR is encoded by the coding sequence ATGACGTCGAGATTCGAGCGCGAGCTGTCCGTCGCGGAGCGGGTCGCGCGCGAAGCGGGCGCGCTCCTGAAGGAACACTTCGGCAAGCTCCAGGAAATCGAATACAAGGGCCGGATCGATCTCGTCACCGAGATGGACCGCCGTTCCGAGGATCTGATCGTGAGCCGGCTGCGCTCGGCCTTTCCCGGGGACGACATCTGGGCAGAGGAGGGAGGCGGTGGGCGCAGCGGCGCCGAGCGCGTGTGGATCGTGGATCCGATCGACGGCACGACGAACTACGCCCACGAGTATCCGGTCTTCGCGGTATCCATCGCGTTGCAGATTGTCGGCCGGTTGGTGGTCGGAGTGGTCCACAACCCGCTACTGGACGACATGTACGCCGCTCGCCACGGCGGTGGGGCGACCCTGAACGGGCGTCAGCGCCGGGTCACCGAGGTCGATACGCTGGAGCGCGCGCTGTTGGCGACAGGCTTTGCGTACGACGTTTCAACCGAGGACGATCCCGAGAAAAACAACCTCGGCCCGTTCTCGAGGTTCATCCGCCGAGCACAGGCGGTGCGCCGCGCCGGGTCCGCGTCGCTTGCGATCGCGAAGGTGGGCGTGGGCCGTACGGATGGATTCTGGGAGGGCGGCCTTCACGCGTGGGACATGGCGGCCGCGATGGTCGTCGTAGAGGAAGGGGGTGGGCGGGTCAGCGACTACTCGGGCGCCTCGCCGGCTCTTGAGGGACGCCAGCTTGTAGCGACCAACGGCAGGCTCCACGCCGTGATGCTTGAGGTGCTTGAGCCTCAGCCCCGGACGAAGCCGAGCAGGTAG